In a genomic window of Vibrio marisflavi CECT 7928:
- a CDS encoding metal ABC transporter permease, which yields MIELLQYNFIQHALMAALLVSISAGIIGVLVVVNRLVFLSGGVVHTAYGGVGLAIFTGSSTIMPATLAFTSLNALLLGVISLKKNEHIEIFVGLIWSFGMALGVILMALTPGYGANLASYLFGSILTVPIDTIYLMFAITAIVVCYTIYNYRSLVLMAFDSEFAQSKGVKIKQIYLSLLVLVAITSVVMVQVVGIIMVIALLTMPAYLASQYVKSTAAMMVHSILWCLVFTLVGLIVSFYTNLPSGATIVTTASAFLALSFVVKGVKKLVSKPAISAA from the coding sequence ATGATTGAATTACTCCAATACAATTTCATCCAGCATGCTCTAATGGCGGCGCTGCTAGTCAGTATATCTGCGGGTATTATTGGCGTATTAGTTGTGGTAAATCGCCTAGTGTTTCTATCCGGTGGCGTTGTTCACACTGCATATGGTGGCGTTGGACTTGCTATCTTCACAGGCAGCTCAACAATCATGCCTGCAACACTCGCTTTTACAAGCTTAAATGCTCTGTTGCTAGGTGTAATAAGCCTGAAAAAGAACGAACACATAGAAATTTTTGTTGGCTTGATATGGTCATTTGGCATGGCTCTAGGTGTCATTCTTATGGCTCTCACACCAGGCTATGGGGCGAATCTAGCTAGTTACCTATTCGGTAGTATTCTGACTGTTCCTATCGATACGATTTATCTAATGTTCGCTATCACCGCGATTGTTGTCTGCTACACCATATACAACTACCGATCACTAGTATTAATGGCATTTGACTCCGAGTTTGCACAAAGTAAAGGGGTGAAGATTAAGCAAATATACCTATCCTTGCTTGTGCTTGTCGCTATTACCAGTGTGGTCATGGTTCAAGTAGTGGGTATTATCATGGTCATTGCCCTATTGACGATGCCAGCATACCTTGCCTCTCAATATGTAAAATCAACCGCCGCGATGATGGTCCACAGTATTTTGTGGTGTTTGGTATTTACTTTAGTGGGATTGATCGTGTCCTTCTACACAAACCTGCCTTCTGGAGCGACCATTGTTACCACAGCATCAGCATTTTTGGCCTTAAGCTTTGTAGTAAAAGGCGTCAAGAAGCTGGTGTCAAAACCCGCAATATCAGCAGCATAA
- a CDS encoding ABC transporter substrate-binding protein, protein MTRQVMLRFVLLVIATIPFYGYATDKILIINSYHSDLDWVSGASNKIQEVLGDEYEYHIYDMDTKRIPREEFQSRADIAFEKVKELKPAIVFLGDDNALRLLGKKLNDNQVYTVFYGINSNPRNYFDGKNVGKLKYVDGVLERPLLKRSILYLKKINKNLEQIRILFDKSPTSEIIFLDVFNGKETNIFNGVKVHVNLISNFDTWKEEVGKLSNQENTILIMSMMHRIKAESGDGFVGYESVAEWTSENTPIPLYGFWNVAVGKKKAIGGFVLFGEAQGEAAGQIAKKILEGDTKGNLIPVTAEKGRLLFSKTQLEKWNISLPENIETKATLVD, encoded by the coding sequence ATGACAAGGCAAGTAATGCTTCGCTTCGTGCTACTAGTAATTGCAACAATCCCCTTCTATGGCTATGCGACGGATAAGATATTAATTATTAACAGCTATCACTCAGATCTCGATTGGGTGAGCGGTGCCTCAAACAAGATCCAAGAGGTATTGGGGGACGAGTATGAGTACCATATATATGATATGGACACGAAAAGGATACCGCGAGAAGAATTCCAATCTCGAGCAGATATCGCTTTCGAGAAAGTAAAAGAACTCAAACCCGCGATTGTTTTCTTGGGTGACGACAACGCTCTCAGGCTACTTGGCAAGAAGCTCAATGACAATCAAGTTTATACTGTGTTCTACGGTATAAATAGCAATCCGAGAAACTACTTTGATGGAAAAAATGTCGGCAAGCTCAAGTACGTTGATGGAGTTTTGGAAAGGCCACTCTTAAAGCGTTCAATTTTATACCTCAAAAAGATCAACAAGAATTTAGAGCAGATTAGAATTCTTTTCGATAAAAGCCCGACCTCAGAAATCATTTTTCTGGATGTTTTCAACGGCAAAGAAACTAATATATTCAATGGCGTAAAAGTTCATGTAAACCTGATCAGCAATTTTGATACTTGGAAAGAAGAAGTAGGCAAACTTTCAAACCAAGAAAATACGATTCTAATAATGTCTATGATGCACAGAATAAAAGCTGAATCCGGAGACGGTTTTGTGGGCTATGAATCCGTGGCTGAATGGACCTCAGAGAATACACCTATTCCACTATATGGTTTTTGGAACGTAGCAGTTGGAAAGAAGAAAGCGATTGGTGGCTTTGTTTTGTTCGGTGAGGCACAAGGAGAGGCTGCAGGTCAAATCGCTAAAAAAATATTAGAAGGTGACACAAAAGGAAATTTGATTCCCGTTACAGCGGAGAAAGGTAGACTACTGTTTAGCAAAACTCAGCTTGAAAAGTGGAACATTTCTTTGCCAGAGAACATCGAAACTAAAGCAACTCTTGTTGACTAG
- a CDS encoding YbgA family protein, protein MSEKDKALVGISACVLGNKVRFDSGHKKNKFVVNELGQHFSFLPICPEVAIGMTVPRPTIRLVQSDNEIVLVESKDSSKDYTGAMARYSKETASQLSQKKLCGYVVCANSPTCGMERVKVYKENSARKEGVGLYTSNLMEAMPWLPIEEDGRLNDPALKENFVNRVFSLHDFYCSMGEEPTVRKIIEFHSRYKLTLMAHHPEAYKEMGRLVADVKSYPIDKFFTIYRLALMKALQQQASRKNNTNVLMHVRGYFKRSLSKTQKQEIGRLIEDYRKGELPLVAPLVLLKHYLSSYPNDYLSSQAYFDPYPQELRLRYGL, encoded by the coding sequence ATGAGTGAGAAAGATAAGGCCTTAGTTGGTATCAGCGCTTGTGTTTTGGGCAACAAAGTCAGATTTGATTCTGGTCACAAGAAGAATAAGTTTGTTGTGAACGAATTGGGGCAGCATTTTTCCTTCTTACCCATTTGCCCCGAGGTTGCTATTGGAATGACAGTTCCTAGGCCAACTATTCGCCTTGTACAGAGTGATAACGAGATAGTTTTGGTCGAGAGTAAAGATAGTAGTAAGGATTACACTGGCGCGATGGCACGGTATTCAAAAGAGACAGCATCGCAGCTCTCACAGAAAAAACTCTGTGGTTATGTAGTATGTGCCAACTCGCCAACTTGTGGTATGGAACGAGTAAAAGTTTACAAGGAAAACAGTGCCCGAAAAGAAGGTGTTGGTCTGTATACGTCCAATTTAATGGAAGCAATGCCATGGCTACCGATCGAAGAGGATGGTCGGTTGAATGATCCTGCATTAAAGGAGAACTTCGTCAATAGAGTGTTTAGTTTGCATGACTTTTACTGCTCAATGGGCGAAGAACCGACAGTTAGGAAGATAATTGAGTTTCACTCACGATATAAGCTGACACTAATGGCACACCACCCAGAAGCGTACAAAGAAATGGGGCGGTTGGTAGCAGATGTAAAATCGTATCCGATTGATAAGTTCTTCACCATTTACCGACTGGCATTGATGAAAGCTTTGCAGCAGCAAGCAAGTCGAAAAAATAATACTAATGTCTTAATGCATGTAAGAGGTTACTTTAAGCGCTCCTTAAGCAAAACCCAAAAGCAGGAAATAGGTCGTCTTATTGAGGATTATAGAAAAGGGGAGTTACCGTTAGTCGCGCCTTTGGTGTTATTGAAACACTACTTGTCTTCATATCCGAATGATTACCTCTCGAGCCAAGCGTATTTTGATCCTTATCCACAAGAATTGAGGTTAAGGTATGGGCTATAA
- the deoD gene encoding purine-nucleoside phosphorylase — MTTPHINAQMGDFAETVLMPGDPLRAKYIAETFLEDVKQVCDVRNMFGYTGTYKGKKVSVMGHGMGIPSCCIYVHELIAEYGVKNVIRVGSCGAVRKDVKLMDVVIAMGASTDSKANRMRFMDHDFSAIADYELLETAVEQARKQEVSVKVGNVFSTDIFYHPQPEIYERMEKLGMLGVDMEAAGIYGVAAELGAKALTILTVSDHIVSGENLSSEKRQKSFNEMMTVALETAINM; from the coding sequence ATGACTACCCCTCATATTAATGCCCAAATGGGTGACTTTGCCGAAACTGTTCTTATGCCAGGCGACCCATTACGTGCAAAATACATCGCGGAAACATTTTTAGAAGACGTTAAACAAGTCTGTGACGTTCGCAACATGTTCGGTTACACAGGCACTTACAAAGGTAAGAAAGTGTCCGTTATGGGCCATGGCATGGGTATCCCTTCTTGCTGCATCTACGTACACGAGTTGATTGCTGAGTACGGTGTAAAAAACGTTATTCGTGTTGGTAGCTGTGGCGCCGTTCGTAAAGACGTTAAATTGATGGATGTTGTAATCGCAATGGGTGCATCTACAGACTCTAAAGCAAACCGCATGCGTTTCATGGACCACGATTTCTCAGCTATCGCTGATTATGAATTGCTAGAAACTGCTGTAGAGCAAGCAAGAAAGCAAGAAGTGTCAGTAAAAGTAGGTAATGTTTTCTCTACAGATATTTTCTACCACCCACAGCCAGAAATTTATGAAAGAATGGAAAAACTTGGTATGCTTGGCGTGGACATGGAAGCTGCAGGTATCTACGGTGTGGCTGCAGAGTTGGGTGCTAAAGCACTGACAATTCTAACAGTATCTGACCACATCGTAAGCGGTGAAAACCTTAGCTCGGAGAAACGTCAAAAATCGTTCAACGAAATGATGACTGTAGCGCTAGAAACCGCCATTAACATGTAA
- a CDS encoding lactate dehydrogenase: MPNEGLPEEADGLQLNFCKTLACDNFGLSDAKHYILQHSDPSRPTMVCRNCGAFPPLLNNLDVINELRRLRNQHSDGLPTCKNEKCENCGLSVQLHKHLYQSFGFSGDRQRYRCKSCHSTFVDKWSGENKKCSFQEALLGLLFTGYSVREICRKLDINPKTFYDHLRQIASRCRRKLAYFDTLWTSSANSFELCSHYRALQPNSDNGVLWIATGEVNSGYILCQNVNYSLDTPPTGIPDHNPYQDDARLLPINYTPSGKPSKTSKKKPAHFREYIDNQYKLILSRNNVEDPIADFAYLNYPTKGTLIRAQYTSYAHYLHVNNLCNEQSRVTIYMPQDPFLRSAAITVNVDRIRQKNIDLLYVEEERNWDNSEEFYKIDITHMGWWRDRWAIASQTNNEERDMSFVSKGICYLAGDRPTPEPWFKKASVEKAHFYQDRFQLLFRSFIDEPRRKFRPAGILPLLDIFRAWHNLCYQDKTGLTAAQRLQISERPLTLHELLL; encoded by the coding sequence GTGCCAAACGAAGGGCTACCAGAGGAAGCAGACGGGTTACAACTCAATTTTTGTAAAACATTGGCGTGTGACAATTTTGGATTAAGTGATGCAAAACACTATATTTTGCAACATTCTGACCCGAGCCGCCCAACTATGGTTTGCCGTAACTGCGGCGCTTTTCCCCCCTTACTTAATAACTTAGATGTCATCAACGAGTTGAGGCGACTTCGCAATCAACACAGCGATGGCTTACCTACCTGCAAAAACGAGAAGTGCGAAAACTGTGGCCTTTCGGTCCAGCTACATAAGCACCTCTACCAATCATTCGGCTTTAGTGGCGACAGACAAAGATATCGCTGTAAATCCTGTCATTCGACCTTTGTTGACAAATGGTCAGGCGAAAATAAAAAATGCAGCTTTCAAGAAGCGCTTTTAGGACTACTGTTTACCGGTTATTCGGTGCGCGAGATATGTCGTAAGCTCGATATAAACCCGAAAACGTTTTACGATCATTTAAGACAGATCGCCAGCCGTTGCAGGCGAAAACTTGCATACTTCGACACTCTTTGGACAAGCAGCGCAAATAGTTTTGAATTGTGCTCACACTACAGAGCTCTACAGCCAAATAGCGACAATGGGGTTTTATGGATAGCCACAGGTGAGGTGAATAGCGGGTATATTCTCTGCCAAAATGTAAACTATTCTCTCGATACCCCTCCAACGGGTATTCCTGATCACAACCCATACCAAGATGATGCTAGGCTGCTACCGATCAACTATACGCCTTCGGGCAAGCCGTCAAAAACTAGCAAAAAAAAGCCAGCGCACTTCCGTGAGTATATCGACAACCAATACAAACTAATTTTGTCACGCAATAATGTGGAAGATCCTATTGCTGATTTCGCATATTTAAACTATCCAACCAAAGGCACATTGATTCGTGCTCAGTACACGTCATATGCACACTACTTACATGTCAATAACTTGTGCAATGAGCAAAGTAGAGTCACCATTTATATGCCACAAGATCCATTTCTTCGCTCTGCAGCAATTACAGTCAATGTCGATAGAATTCGACAAAAGAATATCGATTTGCTTTACGTCGAAGAAGAGAGAAACTGGGACAATAGTGAAGAATTCTATAAAATCGATATTACCCATATGGGTTGGTGGCGTGATAGATGGGCCATAGCTAGCCAAACTAACAACGAAGAAAGGGATATGAGCTTCGTTTCTAAAGGTATTTGCTACCTAGCAGGAGATCGTCCGACACCGGAACCTTGGTTTAAAAAAGCTTCCGTTGAAAAAGCCCATTTTTATCAAGATAGATTCCAGCTTCTTTTTCGCTCTTTCATTGACGAGCCGCGCCGCAAGTTTAGACCTGCAGGGATACTTCCGCTATTGGATATTTTCCGTGCATGGCACAACCTATGCTATCAAGATAAAACTGGTTTAACGGCTGCACAACGCTTACAGATTTCAGAGCGCCCCCTCACACTACACGAACTTTTACTATAA
- a CDS encoding GGDEF domain-containing protein: protein MDTLLEKVSDSGLDATSVDGEDAVSFWEHVRNHIVTTPSERALCYAISAKYRHELKQHQETIEELLLALNLLEQPDNTEFVLFVKHWLSKAFVEQGNYQLALNEYISSSIIAVEKGFIDQYVQAVMGMGNLCFFYGDYSRALSYYQKIDGIDHAIKSRTLRLKYKIYQLSCYIELKKTKLAKQLLLECIDLSILISNKSLSVRVCILQARLYRHEKEYRKSLLSLAEARKNVHEGETNNIASLLQMEIALSLYQINKVQVAKLLMNNVSKKIDSVDSPVLQKTLSASLSYLYEQLDSYQQALHYEEKGYQTEIALIRNIPIGDLGATQLRRLSRYELQLKLILSEIENRELKETTETQKTEVAQLQQDVFTDPLTGLHNRRWLDVKLKDLLLHDTPFILLVIDIDHFKSINDELSHLVGDKAIVAVSHELSLHFRSRNASCIRFGGEEFLIILENVSLKKAVAEGEEYRERIYQFHWQDILGERGLTVSIGVTEHISGENTQKTFYRADKALYQAKANGRNQLCLEK from the coding sequence ATGGATACCTTGCTTGAAAAGGTTTCTGATTCCGGGCTTGATGCAACTTCCGTCGACGGCGAAGATGCAGTTTCATTCTGGGAACATGTACGCAATCACATTGTCACTACGCCTTCAGAAAGAGCTCTTTGCTACGCAATCAGCGCAAAATATCGACACGAATTAAAACAGCATCAGGAAACAATTGAAGAATTGTTGTTGGCGTTAAATCTTCTCGAGCAGCCAGATAACACTGAGTTTGTTCTGTTTGTAAAGCATTGGCTTAGCAAAGCTTTCGTCGAACAAGGAAATTATCAGCTAGCTTTAAATGAGTATATTTCCAGCTCCATTATTGCTGTCGAAAAAGGTTTCATAGACCAATATGTACAAGCAGTGATGGGAATGGGCAATTTGTGCTTTTTCTACGGAGACTATTCCCGAGCTTTGAGCTACTACCAAAAGATTGATGGCATCGACCATGCAATAAAAAGCCGGACATTGCGCCTAAAATACAAAATCTATCAGCTATCTTGTTACATAGAACTAAAGAAAACCAAACTAGCAAAGCAACTTCTTCTCGAATGTATTGACTTGAGCATACTTATTAGCAATAAAAGCTTGTCTGTACGAGTGTGTATACTACAAGCCCGCTTGTATCGCCACGAGAAAGAATATCGCAAATCTCTACTGTCTCTGGCTGAAGCGAGAAAAAACGTCCACGAAGGCGAAACGAATAACATCGCTAGCCTGCTTCAAATGGAGATTGCCCTCAGCCTGTACCAAATAAACAAAGTACAAGTTGCGAAACTACTGATGAACAACGTCAGTAAAAAGATCGACAGCGTTGATTCTCCGGTTCTACAGAAAACGTTAAGTGCTTCTCTTAGCTACCTCTACGAACAACTAGACAGCTATCAACAAGCCCTACATTACGAAGAAAAGGGATATCAAACAGAAATCGCTTTAATTCGAAATATTCCAATTGGCGACCTTGGAGCGACACAACTCAGACGATTGTCTCGGTACGAGCTGCAACTAAAGCTCATCCTATCAGAGATAGAAAATCGTGAGCTGAAAGAGACAACTGAGACACAAAAAACTGAAGTAGCGCAGCTCCAACAAGATGTCTTTACTGATCCTCTGACTGGTTTACACAATCGCCGCTGGTTAGATGTGAAGCTAAAAGATCTTTTGCTGCACGACACACCATTTATTCTACTCGTCATCGATATCGACCATTTCAAGTCAATTAACGATGAGCTCAGTCACCTTGTAGGTGACAAAGCAATTGTGGCGGTATCACATGAATTGTCTCTACACTTTCGCTCACGTAACGCTTCTTGTATTCGGTTTGGTGGAGAAGAGTTCTTGATCATTTTAGAGAATGTGAGCTTGAAGAAAGCCGTTGCTGAAGGAGAAGAGTACCGAGAACGAATTTATCAATTTCATTGGCAAGATATTCTAGGCGAGCGCGGATTGACAGTCAGCATTGGCGTCACCGAGCATATCTCTGGCGAAAACACGCAGAAAACATTTTACCGAGCTGACAAAGCGCTCTATCAAGCAAAGGCCAATGGACGAAATCAGCTCTGCCTAGAAAAATAG
- a CDS encoding MFS transporter, translated as MSRNEGTWKTPQNFLLIISVVVPIAFSSWMALLNNFVVERANFDGADIGLLQSVREIPGFLAFTAVFVLLFIREQRFLILSLAMLTIGTAITGFFPSLFGLLLTTLLMSTGFHYFETLKQSLSLQWLSKEEAPEMLGKMISVGALASLVTYGALWVLLKQFELDFKWVYMISGGIAFALVAWLFFVFPDFKSETQQTKKLILRKRYWLYYALTFMSGARRQIFVVFAGFLMVEKFGYTAADITLLFLINYLFNFLFAKKIGKIIGIVGERKALVFEYVGLVFVFVGYGLVQTAHWAAILYVVDHLFFALALAIKTYFQKIADPADMASTAGVAFTINHIAAVVIPVSFGLIWLVSPSSVFFIGAGMAVVSLLLSFNIPRKPADGNEVNVLRWS; from the coding sequence ATGAGTCGAAATGAAGGAACATGGAAAACGCCACAGAACTTTTTACTGATCATTTCTGTAGTTGTGCCTATTGCGTTTTCTAGTTGGATGGCACTACTCAACAATTTCGTCGTTGAGAGAGCGAACTTTGACGGAGCGGATATTGGTTTGCTACAAAGTGTTCGTGAAATTCCCGGTTTCTTAGCGTTTACGGCTGTGTTTGTTCTGCTATTTATTCGTGAGCAGCGCTTCCTCATTCTTTCTTTAGCGATGCTGACGATAGGTACTGCAATAACAGGCTTTTTTCCCTCACTATTCGGTCTACTGCTTACAACCCTCTTGATGTCTACTGGTTTTCACTATTTTGAAACACTCAAGCAGTCACTTTCCCTGCAGTGGCTAAGCAAAGAAGAAGCGCCGGAGATGCTGGGGAAGATGATCTCTGTTGGCGCTTTAGCCTCTCTTGTTACCTATGGAGCTTTGTGGGTGTTGCTGAAACAGTTTGAGCTCGATTTTAAGTGGGTATATATGATAAGTGGTGGGATAGCCTTTGCGCTGGTGGCTTGGCTGTTTTTTGTCTTTCCGGATTTTAAGTCTGAAACGCAGCAGACCAAAAAACTGATATTGCGAAAGCGTTACTGGCTCTACTACGCTCTCACATTTATGAGTGGTGCACGCCGACAAATCTTCGTGGTTTTCGCTGGTTTTTTGATGGTTGAGAAATTTGGCTATACAGCTGCAGATATTACGTTACTCTTTTTGATTAACTACTTATTTAACTTCTTGTTTGCTAAGAAAATTGGCAAAATCATTGGCATTGTTGGTGAGCGAAAAGCATTGGTGTTTGAGTACGTGGGACTCGTATTCGTGTTTGTCGGGTACGGATTAGTGCAGACGGCGCATTGGGCAGCAATCCTTTATGTTGTCGATCACCTATTTTTCGCTCTTGCTCTTGCTATAAAAACTTACTTCCAAAAGATTGCAGATCCAGCGGATATGGCGTCAACAGCAGGTGTCGCTTTTACTATCAATCACATTGCAGCGGTAGTAATACCGGTATCGTTTGGTCTGATATGGCTTGTTTCGCCATCGTCAGTATTTTTTATTGGCGCTGGAATGGCAGTGGTTTCGTTGCTGCTTTCATTTAATATTCCAAGAAAGCCAGCAGATGGAAATGAAGTGAATGTGCTGCGATGGAGTTAG
- a CDS encoding endonuclease/exonuclease/phosphatase family protein: MSEEKASLNAKEVTVTTLNLYNYLAPPNAFYSQDNIYTESQWQQKQSWLRAHLSQLNSDIVAFQEVFSIEELKHQMKELGYSHFVTVDSPNIEDKFIYSQPVLALASRFPITSCSPVTLSQQYLPYDAFEFSRKPIHAVIEIPSLGPIDIYVIHFKSKRLELESEASQIEVSRWNDSTYGLWMSKVQRGFEAHLLHRYIVDNKLQTNRPLMLMGDFNNSIQGDEFSCLTFSNSDKNPTLANYVLHDGWELKKPTSSRPPTHFYGAHSQVLDYILLSDEFCNQSANRLATISDYSVNDQHIVDPRLEKDLYSSDHASVTVRISLD; encoded by the coding sequence GTGTCAGAAGAAAAAGCCAGCCTAAATGCGAAAGAAGTGACTGTAACGACGCTTAATTTATATAACTATTTAGCGCCGCCGAATGCCTTCTATAGCCAAGACAATATCTACACAGAAAGCCAGTGGCAACAAAAACAAAGCTGGTTGAGAGCACATTTAAGCCAGCTAAATTCAGACATTGTCGCTTTCCAAGAAGTATTTAGCATTGAAGAACTCAAACATCAGATGAAAGAGCTCGGCTATAGTCATTTTGTCACTGTTGATTCACCAAATATCGAAGACAAGTTTATATATAGCCAGCCTGTTTTAGCTCTTGCCTCACGTTTTCCTATCACTAGCTGCAGTCCAGTTACTCTATCCCAACAATACTTACCTTATGACGCTTTCGAGTTCAGCAGAAAGCCCATTCATGCGGTTATAGAGATACCAAGCTTGGGGCCAATTGATATCTACGTTATACACTTTAAGTCCAAGCGGTTAGAACTAGAAAGTGAGGCTAGCCAAATCGAAGTCAGTCGCTGGAATGACAGTACCTATGGCCTTTGGATGTCCAAGGTACAAAGAGGCTTTGAAGCGCATCTATTGCATCGCTATATCGTCGACAACAAACTGCAAACCAATCGACCGCTAATGTTAATGGGGGATTTCAACAACTCTATTCAAGGAGACGAGTTTTCCTGTCTGACCTTTTCTAACTCTGATAAAAACCCAACCCTAGCAAACTACGTACTGCATGATGGCTGGGAATTGAAAAAACCAACTTCCTCTAGACCTCCTACCCACTTTTACGGCGCTCATTCTCAAGTGCTTGATTACATCTTGCTCTCGGATGAGTTTTGCAACCAATCAGCAAATCGCTTAGCGACAATCAGTGACTATTCTGTCAATGATCAACATATCGTTGATCCTAGACTTGAAAAAGATCTATACAGCAGCGATCACGCCTCCGTCACTGTAAGAATTTCTTTAGATTAA
- a CDS encoding GNAT family N-acetyltransferase translates to MEIIIRPTQVSDAKALCEIYSQPTAQSETLQLPKPSIENWATRLNNLPAGVYTYVAEVDGKVVGNIGFEHNQRPRKLHIATFGIGVHDDYHGMGIGTKLIQTVIDLADNWLQVKRIEIDVNCDNDRAIQCYKNLGFVVEGEAKNASFRNGEYINTYYMARVIG, encoded by the coding sequence ATGGAAATAATTATACGCCCAACTCAAGTGAGCGATGCGAAAGCTCTATGCGAGATTTATAGCCAGCCAACTGCTCAAAGTGAAACACTGCAACTCCCAAAACCTTCTATCGAAAATTGGGCAACTAGGCTGAACAACCTCCCCGCGGGTGTATATACTTATGTCGCTGAAGTCGATGGCAAAGTCGTTGGTAATATTGGCTTCGAGCACAATCAGCGCCCTAGAAAGTTACACATCGCAACCTTTGGAATTGGCGTGCACGATGACTATCACGGAATGGGAATCGGCACCAAACTCATACAAACCGTTATCGATCTTGCGGATAATTGGCTACAAGTAAAACGCATCGAGATCGACGTAAACTGTGACAATGATCGCGCAATACAGTGTTACAAAAACTTAGGCTTTGTGGTGGAAGGGGAAGCTAAAAACGCATCTTTTAGAAATGGTGAGTACATCAATACTTACTATATGGCCCGAGTGATTGGTTAA
- a CDS encoding cytochrome b/b6 domain-containing protein has translation MASRINEGFNALFENLPRSEKILHLLVLTWVLVQILSSSFMHVHPDTAWSNINMISQVHMYSGLALLPISLIFMTVVIRRRTFADLYPWLYKNFAVIAEDIKTLFTFRLPKARPAGLSATIEGLGLLALLLAIFTGCLWYADAVTGHMSALLLEIHKSSVGLIETYFYAHGLFGLLHLIEWWRSN, from the coding sequence ATGGCCTCGCGCATAAATGAAGGGTTTAATGCCCTTTTTGAAAATCTCCCAAGATCAGAAAAAATACTACATTTACTTGTACTTACATGGGTTTTAGTACAGATACTATCTTCATCTTTTATGCATGTGCACCCAGATACAGCATGGAGCAATATCAACATGATTAGCCAAGTGCATATGTATAGTGGGTTAGCGCTGCTTCCTATTTCCTTAATCTTCATGACAGTAGTTATTCGTCGTAGAACGTTTGCGGATCTCTACCCTTGGCTATACAAAAATTTTGCGGTAATAGCGGAAGATATCAAAACGCTCTTTACTTTCCGCTTACCGAAGGCTCGTCCTGCTGGTTTGTCTGCAACTATTGAAGGTTTAGGGCTGTTAGCATTGTTGCTAGCTATTTTTACTGGGTGTTTGTGGTATGCAGATGCCGTTACAGGGCATATGAGCGCTTTATTACTAGAGATACATAAATCAAGTGTCGGGTTAATTGAAACCTACTTTTATGCTCATGGTCTATTTGGGTTATTGCATTTGATTGAGTGGTGGCGGTCTAACTAG